ATGATTATAAATTATATCCATTGATAAAATTTGTTGACCATAATGCTTTAATGTATTTATCTAAAATGTCAAAATGTATAAAAAGGTCGGCCAGATATGAAATTTTTAGATTCTTAGGATTAAATGATGATGACATAGGTATTGTTACTACAGAAAGTAGCCAGAAAGAAATAAAAACTACAATAATTACTCCAAAGTCGTTTACCGGCATTAAAGACAATGTAAGAATAGTATCCTTCATGATGTCTGCAGAGACTTTAATAAAAAACTCCTATGTCTTAAGAAAAGATAACTGGGAAGATTCTTCTTTGCTTTATCAACGTCTAATTCAGGATAAAAGAATTAACAGCATAAGAAAATTTTTAGTAACAAATAAAGAAGCTTTTTATAATAATATTATTGTAGCTTTGCCTGAAGATATTTCCTTTAAAAGAGATAATACACCTATTAATATTGATGAAATTAATAAGCTTGATGTATGCACTATGCTTATCCCAAATTGTATGAATAGTATATGTATTATCGATGGACAACATCGTATTTATGCTCATTATGAAGGTTTGGAAACAGATAGTGATGAGTCTAAAATATCACAGTTAAGAAAAGAGTTACACTTATTAGTTACGGGTCTTATTTTTTTCCAAAAAGGTATGTCAGATACTCAAAAATAAAGATACAGAGTGAAATATTTTTTTAGATATTAATTCTAATTCCAAACCAGTATCTCAAGATGTATTACTACATATTCAAATGGTTAAAAGATCCTATTTCGGATTTTTTGGTTTTATCTAGGTCAATCATTGATCTCCTAAATAAAAAGTATTTTTCAAAAATAAATTTGAAATGTCATTATTGGATGAAAATAAAATTAAAATTGCGTCAATAATTAA
This genomic stretch from Campylobacter concisus harbors:
- a CDS encoding DGQHR domain-containing protein — its product is MPKSIRKSKKSPEEIKKAILSRIFRNSIKNTFIMAGFEYLNTLNKHFKVGHRTVELDFIFIYENIILICEDTATKTDKIKDHVRKKHEGFVEINNNTAEFCQWLYDNFQGSFIKQYSLDRYKIKFLYFPQEKLDFSDDDYKLYPLIKFVDHNALMYLSKMSKCIKRSARYEIFRFLGLNDDDIGIVTTESSQKEIKTTIITPKSFTGIKDNVRIVSFMMSAETLIKNSYVLRKDNWEDSSLLYQRLIQDKRINSIRKFLVTNKEAFYNNIIVALPEDISFKRDNTPINIDEINKLDVCTMLIPNCMNSICIIDGQHRIYAHYEGLETDSDESKISQLRKELHLLVTGLIFFQKGMSDTQK